The nucleotide sequence GCTTACCAGATAATTTCCTCCTATGTATTCATCTGGTACTCCAAACATACCAATAGTAAAATACAATGGATAAACTCCTATATCATATAATGCTCCTCCAGAAAATTTTGGATCAAATATATTTGTAAGTTCTCCTTTTTTTAAATTATCATATCTTGAAGAATACTGACAGTAACTAGCTGTTATACCTCTTACAGGTCCTATTTTTTCCAAATTTTCTTTTATTATATTGAAATTTGGATTTAAAGTAGGTCTCATAGCTTCCATCAGTACTACATTATTCTCTTTTGCAATTCTTATCATTTCATCCAATTCTTTTACTGTTGGAGCAATGGCCTTTTCACAAATCACATGTTTTCCATTTTCCATCATTTTTATGGCCTGTGATGGATGAAGTCCATTTGGAGAAGCAATATACACTGCATCAACTTTCTGACTTTCAGCCATTTCTTCCAATGAGAGATATATTGTTTTTACATCATGTTTTGTAGCAAAATAATCTCCTTTTTCCACACTTCTTGAATATACTGCTGTTACTTCACATTTTTTTATAGTTTTCAATGCCTCTACAAATTTATCACTTATACTGCTTGTTCCTATTATTCCAAATCTTACCATTTTTCCCTCCATGAATTTATAATATATTTTACTGTTTTTTATCCTTTAAATACTCTCCTAAAATAAATAATGAAAATACTATCAAAAGTATCACTGAACTAAAAGCTGCACTTTCTAAATATTTTTTATTAGATACCAGAGAATAGTTTACTAATGAAGCTACAGGAACTATATCCCCTAACTGCATAGTATATCCTATTGTAAATTCTCCAAAAACAATTGCAAATATCTGCAGAAATGCTGATAAAAAAATATTTTTTAAAATTGGAAATTCAATGTATATAAATCTTTCAAATCCATTGCTGCAATCTAATAAAGAACTCTCCAGAATATTTACTGGAAATTTTTTTATATATTGATACATAAAAGAATAACCAATTGGAATACTTACCAGAATATATCCTGTTCCAAGTAATAAGAGCAAAGGAACATTAAAAAGCACATTTAAATAAAAAAGTGCTACTGCTAAAAAAGCTCCTGATATTCCAAGATTTGAAAAAATTATTACATCTGTTATTCTACTGTAATTTTTAATTATAAAATAAATTGCTATTATTGAAAGAAAACTTACTGCTGCAGATATTCCTATAGAATTTATTATTCCTTTTATCACTTCATAATCTTCATTGAAATCTTTTGAAAATATTCTCAAATAAGCTTTAATTGAAAACTCTCCAGTATAATAATTATAGAAAGAAAAAAGAAAGCTTGAAGCAACTATTAAATATTGCAAAAACAGATAAATAATTGAATATCCTCTAAAGAATATATTTTGTTTTTTATATTCTGCTTCTCCTTCCAGTTCATACTCTTTAACAAATACTCCTGTTAAATTAAGCATTATTAATATAAGAAATTGAATCATTCCAAAAATCATTGCCTTAGAAAAATTAAGTTCTCCCATAAGTGTAGATGCTATTTCCACTTCTAAGGTAGAAAACCTTATCCCTCCAAGAGATAAAATTATTCCAAATCCTGTAAAGCAATAAGTAAACACCAAAATAAATCCTCTAAATATCTGTGGCAGTATTAATGGAAGCTGTCCTGAAAAAAATATTCTTATATTTCCTGCTCCTTCCATTTTTAAAGCCTCTATGAGCTCCTTAGGCACTCTTTTCAGCCCTTCACTGATGTACTTTATAAATATAGGTGAATTATAAAATACATTGGCTATGATAATAGCTTTAAGTGAATACAATATTCCCAGATTTTTGAAAAATTCTATATTAAAAATAATTGAAAATATTGTGACTGTAGATATTATTGGAAAAAAGAATGGGATAAAAAGAAGGCCATGAAGAAGTCTGCTTACTATCCCTTTTTCATAAGCTGCAAAATATGCTGGTATAATTGCTATAAGAAGAGCTGCTGCTGTTGAATACACCCCTTGTTTTATTGAAAATAAAATTATATCAAGAGTTTTTTTTTCAAAAATAATATTTACATCCTCTACTTTAAAAAAATCTTTCATAAAAAAATATAAAGGGATAAACCATACTAGTGCATAAAATATATTTATATAAATTTTTATTTTTTCTCTATTCTTCATTCCAGCATTCCTTTCAAATTTCGCTTTCTATCCTATTATAGCATTATATGAAGTTTCTCTCAATCTCTCTTTAAGAATCCCTTTATAATCTTTTTTTCTTATGATATACTGAAGATGTAATAATTTTTAAGACAGTTCTTTTCTAAGGAGGAAAAATGCTTTATTTTTTACATGGTGACACTTCTCCTCTTCAAATAAAATATGAAGAGTTATTAAATAAAATTAAAAATGAATTTCCTAATATCCCTGAAAAATATTTTGATGCTTCACAAAAAGAAGATGAAAATTTTCTTCAAACTATTTCTACTAATTCTATTTTTAATCCTAAAGAGTTAGTAATTTTAAGAAGAGCTGAAGAGATAAAAAATATAGAAAACTTTTTTAAATCTTTAAAGCTTTTTAATCTTTCTCAAAAAGAAATCATAATAATATACGAAGAATTTTTAAATGATTATGGAAAAATTAAAAATCCATTATCAAAAAAAACTATGGATTCTATTAGTGAAATAGCGCAAATAATTTGTTATAGAAAAGAAAATGAAAAAAAAGCTGTTATTTTCTACCTCCAGCATGAATTAAATATATCTGAGTATGAAGCTGAAAAATTTGTAGAGATTATTGGTGATGATTTTTTCAAAATAAAAAATGAAGTCGAAAAGGTTAAAAATTATTTAGATGGAGATAAATTTAATCTTTCTAAAGTCATGCCTATACTTTCTATTACTAAAGAGTATAATCATCGAACTCTAATAGAGGATTTTCTTTATAATAAAAAAACTGCCCCTCTTTTAGAATTCCTGCAAAAAGAAAAAGAATATATGGGATTTCTATATATTACTACTGAAGAGCTTCTTATTAACCTTAAGCTTAACTATCTTTCAAAAGAATCTATAATAACTAAAAATACTTCTTATAAAAAATTTAATGATTCTATTTTTGAAAACACAAAAAAATATTTTAAAAAAGATAATGGATTTATGCATCCATATCAAATATTTTTAAAATTTAAAAATATCGATACTTTCAGCTCAGAATTTATAGAAAAAAAATTGGAAGAACTTTTGTATGCTGAATATAATATAAAAAATGGAACATTAGATGATGAAATAGCAGTAGAAAGTTTTATATTAAATTTTTTTACTGATTAAAAAGGAAAATTGTATTAAATTTGAATACCTAAATTAGACAAATAATTTTACTGGAGGTAGTCTTATGGCTAATGAAAAATTTTATATTGATGTGTTTGATTTAGGAGGCTTAAAAAAAATATGGTATTACTATCTTATAATTGGTATTCTCCTTGCAATAACAGGTTTGATTGGAATATTTAATCCACTTGGCTTTTCTATTTCTCTTATTTATGTTTTAAGCTGGGGATTCTTGTTAATGGGGCTTCTCAATATTTACTATGCATACCAAGGAAGAAAAAATAAATATTTTCATTGGGGAATAGTATTAGTGAGTGGTATAATTGATATTCTAGCTGCTATTTCAATATTCTACAACCCTTTTGAAAGTGCTGTAATACTTCTAATATATTTAGGTATACTTATGTTATTCAGAGGTTTTTCACTTATATTTACAAGAGGAAAAGCTATTGCTGATGAAATACCAGAAGTACATAATATAAGATCCATTTTAGTAATGAGAGGTATTCTAGATATAATCTTTGGTATTTTATTAGTAGTTTGCCCTCTTTTAATGGGGTACTTACTTCCTATTACCATTGGATTTTATCTTTTATTTATGGGAATACTATTTATAATATATAGTATTCAAATTAAAAGAGCATAAAATAGAAAGAGACAAGTTCAATTGGAACTTGTCTCTTTTTCATTGCATTAATTGTCTTAGAAATGCAATATATTCTCATTATCTTTACCGTTAAACTCATAATTAAAGATAAAACATTTAATAAATTATTTTTTATCTTGAATTTTATCTTTTAACTTAAATGAAGCATTAAACTTTACTTTTTTCATTTCAGTTGTCTGCATAAGTTCTCTAGTTTTTGGATTACTTATAGTTTTAGGTTTTATATTTCCAACAGTAAATACTCCTTTATTGAAGAATTGTACCTTACCATCTTTTTTTAAACCAGCTTCTATAATTTCCAATATTGCTTCTACATCTTCTTTTGCTTCTGCAATTGTTAAATTATTTAATTTTTTTCTGTATAGTTTAATAAAATCTTTCTTATTCATAGTACCCCTCTAGTCAACATTGATATTTTCTTTAAGTATTTTTCCCTGTCTGAAAACCAATTTATTTTTAGGTAAAGTTTTCTTAATTTTTTTTATTCTAGGATCACAGTATTCTCTAGCTCTTACAGGTTTTATTTCAAATATTCCCCAACCTTTGAATACTAATTTTTTATCTTCTTGAAGTATTTCTTCTACAGTTTCCCAAAAAGTTGAAATTCTATGTTGAGCTTCTTTTAAGTTCTTTAGATTTCTTTCTTCTTTGTAAACTTTTATAAAATCTTTCTCTTTCATTATTCCCTCCCTAAGTCTTTTGTTTCGCTTTCTTTCGAAAAATCATCTTCTGCTAGTGTTCTAGGAAGAAATTCAATAAATTTTCTAAATCTTTGATCATTTAATTTTAAATTCTTAATTATTATTGTCTTATTTTTAGCTGAATAAATATTTATAATATTGCTTTCTTCTTTTTTTTCCAATAATATTATTATATTTGAATTGTTTTTATCATCTACTGCATTTAAATATTTCATTTCTAAATATTTACCCATGAGTATTTGTTCTTTCAGCCATTGTATATTTCCTAAGAATTTATAGTAAAATCTCACTCCAATTTTATTAGTTAAATTCCTTATTGCTAAAGCAGTTTTTAATTTAATAAATATAAATATTATAAAAAATATACCTACCAAATACAAATATAAAATCAACTTTGAGTCTAAATAATTCATTTTTATATCTCACTTTCTCTTTCCCTATTTAATCAATGAGAGAGAATTAAGAGAATTTACTCTTAATTCTCCACCCATTTAACTATATCTAAGAGAATATAGTTAAACAAATTACTCTGCTCTTAAACTTTTTAATTGATTAAATTCAAATATTTTTCTTTCTTCTACTTTAGCTTGTTTATCAATTTCTGTAAGAAAACCTTGGTATTGTTTTAATAAGTTTTTCATTTCATTAGAATAGATACTTCTTCCTTCCATAGAAGTCATGTAGTTAATTCTTTCTCCACATTTATTTCTAAGATTAGTAAGTACATTTAAATTATTTTGAGCCGATTTTGCTATTTGTTCTTCTTCTTTGAATCTTTCATTTTCTTTTTGCTCAAGCATTTTTAATTCTGCTTCTAATTGAGAAAATCTTGAATCTACTGCTGGTGTTGGTGCTGCTAAAGATACGCTTGATACTAATAATAATGCTGCTCCTAATAACATAGTTGTTTTTATTTTCATAATAATACTTTCCTCCTGATTTTATTTTCTTTTGTATTTAAAATATAATTATTTTCCTTCTTTTACAGCTTGTAATTGTTGGAATCTGTTGATGATACTTTCTTGCTCTTTCATTTGTCCTTCTAATTCTTTAAGTGCATCTTGATATTTTTTAGCTAATTCTCCATATTGTTCTTTGTAGAATTTAACATCTTTGATTTGTCCTAATTTCCCTGCTTTAGTTGAAATTTGGTTATATAATTCTCTTTGTTTAGCTAAAGTTGCTTTTGCAGTTTCAGCTATTTGTTTTTCAGAATTATATCTCTCATCTTCTTTTTGCATAAGCATATTGTATTCTTGTTCTAGAGTATTGAAACGGCTTTCAAATTCTGCTGTCACCCCTGTAGAAAATGCTGATGCTGATAATAAAATTGTTCCTACTACTAATAGTTTTTTCATGTTTACCTCCAAGTTTATAATATAGTTTTGTTTAGAAAACTTTTTTATTTGTTTAATTTTTCTAATTCAGCAAGTCTTTTTTCCAATTCCTTTATTCTTTCCTTGCTTATATTTTTTCCATCTAATTCATTATTTATATTAATTATTTCTCTAAATATCTCTTCTCTAGACATTCTTTGATCTTTAAGAGCCTGTTCTTTTGCTGCTGCTTCTTCTTTAGCTTTCTGTACTCTTAAAGCTTCCTGTCTTTTAGTTTCTTCAGCTTTTTCTTTCATAGCTGCTTCTTTCTCTAAAGCTTTTTGTTTTAATTCAGCTTCTCTATTAGCTGCTTTCTGCTTCATTTCTGCTTCTTCTGCTAGAGCTTTCTGTCTTAGTTCTTCTTTTTTAGCTGCTTCCTCTTTTTCTTTTTTCTCTATTGCCAGTTTAACTAATCTTTCTCTTTGCATATCTTTTTCTGACAAATTAGAAGTATTTCCAGCATTATTGTTAGAACAGCTTATTAATAGTAAAGAACCCAAAATTATAAGTGTCTTTTTCATATTTTTTCCACTTCCTTCCCATCAATCTTTTCTGTTTGTTCATCTTTAATAATTCCTTCTTTTTTCAATATATCATTCAATTTATATTTTTCAATTATAGAATTATAGTACTCAACTTGTGCTTGATTATACTTTTCTACAGCTAAACTTTTATATAATATTGGAAGCATTTCTTCTAAAGGTTTATCATCAAATTGTTCTTTATGCCTTTTATAAAAATCTGCTGCTTCTTCATCTGTGATTTGAGTTTTATTTTTTAACTCTCTTTCTATAAAATAATTTATTTTAATTTGATTTTGAGCTATTTGAATATTTTCAAGTTCTTCAGGTGAAAATTCAGCCTTTTTAACCTCTTCTAACAATGCTTTATAAACTAATATTCTTGCAACTTCATCTTTATCTTTTTGCTTTTCTGTTTCAGTTAAAGTAATCTGTGCAGAACCATTATTAGTATTTTTATTACCAGTATCATTACATCCTGTTATTAATATCCCAGCAGCAATAATAGATACTATTCCACAAATTTTTTTCATTAAAAATCCTCCCGATATTTTGTTTTAAAGAAAACTTTTCTATTTAATTTCTTTAATTTTTTCTTTTATTCTCTGAATTTCATATTCATTTCTTTCTTTTTCTGTCATTCTAGAGATTTCAGCAGCTTTTCTAGCTTGTTCTGCTTCTTTTTCTTTTTCCTTTTCATAATATTCTCTTCTTCTCTGATTAAGAATATCTAAAGGATCATCACTATTTTGTTTAGCGTTTGAACAGCTCACAACTAAAATGGCTGATAGAAACAAAAAACTTAATTTCTTCATAATTCCCTCCCAATTTGATCTTATTCGTAATTTATAATAGTCTAAAAGAAGCTGCAACTTCTTTTATTAAATTACATTTTTTCATTAGGTAATAAAAATATCTTATATTAACCATTAACCGTAATCTAATGATGAATTTATAGTAATTTTCAAAAAAAATAAAAAAGGAGAAAAAAATGGATAAAAGAGGACAGGAAGTTAAATATATTTGTAAGGAAGATTTAAAAAAATTAAGAAAATATTTTAAATTAAATGATAAAGTTGTAATTTTAGCATTGATAAATATAGGTGTAAATGTTGGTTTAAGAATTTCTGATTTGTCAAAAATAAGATTTGAAGATATTAACGTGGAGTATGTTGTGAAATTAAAAGAGAAGAAAACTAAAAAGATGAGGGAGATTAAGTTAAATACAGTTTGTCAGAATTCAATTGAAGAATTAAAGAGATATTATGAGACATTAGGTTATTCTAGAGAAAAAGGATTTTTATTTAAATCTTTAAATAGAAAATATGTAAAAGAATTGTTTGATAAGCCTATTTCAACTGTCTCAATAAGTAAATATTTAAATCAGGCTAAGGCAGATTTAAATATTGCATATCCCATTGGAACTCATTCTTTAAGAAAAACATGGGGGCACACAGTTTATAGAGGAACTTTAGACATAGCATTGGTAATGTCTATATTTAATCATTCTTCAGCAGAACAAACATTAAAATATATAGGAATAGAGCAAGAAATGATTAACAAAGTATATGATAAATTCAAGATATGAGTTCAATTTTTTAAGTTTATAGAAAGAAAATAGTTAATTTATTTAAAAAAAATAGTTGATTTATTTTTAAAAATACGATATCATAAAAAAGAGAAATGGTTAATATAAGATATTTATATTAATCATTATTTTCTTATTAATGCTTATATACTAGGTATTATTAAAAACATACTTTCTTCCTTTTAAAAAACAATTTATATTTTAAAAAATATATTTTCACATCGTATAAATTCGTTTTTAGACTAGATAAATACTTTTTAAATTATCTTTTATACTTTAATTTAAAAATAAAATTTTAGCAATCAAAAATATATATTTTTTATATAAAATCCGACTATACATTTTGTATCAAGTCTTAATTTTACAAATTTTATTTCTCAAATATTTTATTTATTATAAATATTTCTTTTTAATTTCTGAATTTCAAAATCAATTATTTTATTCAATATTATTTTAATTTATTATATTTTGATATTTATTTATTTTTTACATAATAAAATGAATGCATAGAATTATTATGACATACAAAAAAAATCATATTTTATTATATAAAATTTTCATCATAAAAACAGTATTTTAAAAATACATTAATAATCACATCACGTATATATTTAATTTATAATTTTAGAGGTGATAATATGACAGAACTTAAAAAGAGAAATTTATTTAAGAAATTCGATTTAAATATTTTGTTAGATCATCTTGAGGAGAATAACAATCTTGTAGTAAAATTTTTATTTAATGAAAATGAACAGAATTTCCCTCTAGAAATATTTGATATTCTTCTTAGAGAAATTCAGTTCTTAAAAAAAGTATGTGACAATATGGGAGAATGGAAAAATTTAATAAAAGTATATACAAACAGCATCATATCTGTAAAAGAAAATATGAAGTTATTTTATTATATTCAGAATGGAAAAATCCAAAATATTCTTATAACAAAAGAATTAAAAGAGAAACTTGAAAATAAAATAAGTCTTTGTATTGATGAAAGTTTAATATAAAAAAAGGAATCCTCTATATGCGAGTTTTCCTTTTTTTATTTATAACTCTGTTTCTTTTATTTTTCCATTTAATTTTAAATGATTAGCAATATACACAAATGGTGTATCAAAAACTGCTACTATAAATTTCATACAATAAGTAGTGATAAATATTTCTAATAATACTTCTTTAGGATAAATACCCCAAAAAGCTATCAGTGTAAAAATAGTATTATCTATAAGCTGACTTATCAATGTACTCATGTTATTTCTAATCCAAATATGTTTTCTTTCACTAAACTTTTTTTTCCACATTTCGTATGCCCATATATCATGACTTTGAGATATCCAATAAGATACAAGGGAAGCTACTGCTATTCTTGGCATAAAATCAAATATTCTTTTTACCCCATTGAAAGTAATTAAACCTTCCTCCACATTAGAAGGTATAAATGCTACAGCTACCTGCATTATTAATGTCATTGCCAACAAAGAAAAAAATCCTATTTTTACAGCTTTTTTGGCATATTCTTTTCCATAATTTTCAGCAAGAATATCTGTCACCAAGAATCCGCCAGCATAAAGTATATTTCCTAGAGTGGTACCAAATCCAAATAAGTCCACCAACATAACTACTTGAATATTAGCTAATATAGTTGAAATTGGTATCCAAATATACAATCCTATTTTTCCAAATCTAGAATAAGCAAATATTATTGCTAAAAAATTTATCAGCAGCATTACTGCCCACAAAAATTCGTTTCTCATTTTCCCTCCTATAATTTATTTATTGTTCAAAAACTCCTAGATCTTTGTTATCAAGAAGTAATTCTACCTTGTTATCAGATGTTAAATATGAATATTTCTTTATAAACCATTTCACCAGATTATCATCTCTTTCTATTACTGTTCCATTATTAATAAAAATATTTATTGTTACCCCTTGAAAATTTTCTAAAGCAATTTTTATATCATTTTCTATCATTTCTTTTGTTTGACCTTTTACACATACTAATAGACATACAGAAAATAATTCCTTACTTATTTTCTCTATGTCTTCATTTTTCATAATAAAGTTTTTATTATATACTCTCACTCTAAAATCATTATCAAATGTTTCTACTCCCATTCTAAAACGTATTTCTACTCCTGGAAAATATCTCTCAATTTCTTTGAGTCTTTTTATATATCCATAATAAATTTCAAAATAAAGAACTTTTATGCTCTTTTCTATAACTATTCTTTTTATTTCTTCTAAAGTTTTTGGTGTCAGTTCAAAAACTGATCCAGAATTTATAACTTCTAAAACTTCAAATTCTCCTGTTACTTTTTTTAAAGCTTCCATATTTACAATATCAATTTCCTTTTCATCTAAAGAATTATCCTCTATATAATTGCAAAAACTACATTTTCCATATTTACATGGAAAGCTTTTTAAAAGAACTATTTCTCTTTGATGTTTATCAGTGATTTTATTGTATCTTATTCCCATTTTTGCTCCTTAATCTAAAATTTTTCAATAAAAAAAGCAGAGTCCAAACCCTGCATAAATAAAAAAAGACTAGTTTTTTATAGATGGTTGGTTCACGCTAGGACATCTCCCTCTTAATAGAGGATTTAGTGATTTATTTAATTTGACAATATATTTTATATGTAACTTAATAAAAAGTCAATAATAATTTTATAAAAGTATATGCTTATTAATATTATTCTGCATAAATTTTTATAAAAATCTTAAAAAATTATATAATTTAAACAATTAAGCAGCTAATAGTTTTAACTGCTATAATTATTAAAATTTTAAAAGCTGACTTACTCCGACTTTCCTTTAAATATAGAGCAATTTTTATCTGCTTTTTTATATAAAAAGTAATTTGATAATTATTATTCCATCAAAATTTAATTTAATATTTTTTTAAAAAGGCATTCTCTAATTTTTATTATATTCAGATACTCTTCAGTGCTTCTTCAAATTCTTCTTTAGTTATTCCATATCTATTTAATCTTGATAAGAATTGTTTTCCATTGGAATATCCAATTCCTAATTTCCCTCCAACTTTTTCTCTCCTAACACTTGCATCTCCACTTCCTACAAGTCCACAATCCATTAGATAATCCATTGTAAATATTGTGGTCTTCTCTTCCATCACACTACATCTAGCTTTCTCTAATGCCTTTATAATAGCTTCAGGAGAGGCATTCTCTACACCTATATCTCCATCTTTTGTTCCTTCTATTCTTCTGATATAAGCATCTTTTGCCTCTGGGAAAAATTTATGTATATATTTTCTAATTTCTTCACCAGCATGATCTGGATCAGTAAGAATTATTATCCCTTTTTTTTGGTTTGCCACTCTTATTTTTTCAATAGTTCCCTGTTTTCTTACAGCAAATCCATTTACCTGTATTATTTCAGCATCAACAGCAGCTTTTACTGCTGATATATCATCTCTTCCTTCTACAACAATTATTTCTTTTATACTTTTTCTCATCATTACCTCTCAAATATCTCTTTATCTTGAATTGTCAACCTATATATTGTATCAGAAATACCAGAAAAATAATAGAGTTTAAAAAAAACTCTTTGAAGATTTTTTAGATCAACAAAGAATTTCATATATTACTTATTTATTTTTTCATTAAAAAATTTTAGAAAATTAGCCATATCTCTAGCTACATAATCCCAAGTATGTGTTTCTCCATCACATAAATATCCTCTAAAATTATATTTATTCTTTTTCATTCTCCCCATTACATCTAGCCATTGCTGAAGCATTAAATGATTTACTCTGTCTTCTATTCCTACACTAGCATAAAAATATTTATTTTTTAATTTATCCTCTTTCATATATTTTATCATACTATATGGATCTTCTTTCAATATTTTATATCCCCATGAACCAAAAACTCTTACAAACTGTTTTTTATCAACATCAGTAAAAAGAAATTTAGGAATATAAATAAATTTAAATAATCTTATAACTCTTCTATTAACACTCATTCTTATGAGGTTTATTGCGCCTGAAAAACTACCAATAACTTTAAAAATCTCTATATATTTAAGCCCTAATTTAAAAGCTGCGTATCCTCCCATGGAAAAACCTGCTATTCCAAAAGGTGATTCAGTAAACTTTATTTTTATTTCTGGAATAAGCTCTCCTATTATATAATTTTCATACTGATAATTTTTTTCTATAGCAAAATTAGAATACCAACTTTGCCCATCTCCTCCAGAAGATACTAAAATAAATATCATTGGATTTATTTCACCTTTTTTCAACAAAGAAATATAGTTTTCTAATAATTTTCCTTTTTCCAGCCAATCATTATTTTCATCTCTCAATCCATGAAGAAGAAATAAACAGGGAATATTATTTTTTATCTTATTTTTAGGGGAAATAATAGTATATTTCATTTCTTCATTCACAAAAGAACTTTTAATATTTTTTTCTTCTAAAGTTATATATTTATTAATTTCTTCTTGCGATATATTAGAATAGTTTGTATCTGAATTTTTTATAAATTCAACTTCTTCAAAGCTGTTAACTCTTTTCAGTTTCCTAAGAAGTTTTGATTTATATGGATAAGTTATTATATAAAATATCCCTAATATAATCATTAGCCAGAGCAAAAAAAACTTTAATACCATCATGAATCCCCTTAATTAATATTCAAATTAAAATTCTGCATTATTAGGTGTTCTTGGAAATGGAAGCACATCACGGATATTTGTCATTCCTGTTATGTACATAATTATTCTTTCAAGCCCTAATCCATATCCTGAGTGAGGAAAGCTTCCATATTTTCTTAAATCTAAATAGAATACATAATCTTCTGTGTTCATTCCCAACTCATTCATTCTTCCTTCGAGGATTTCAAGGTTATCCTCTCTTTGAGAACCACCAATGATTTCTCCAATTCCAGGAGCTAGTAAATCCATAGCTCTTACAGTTTTTCCACCTTCATTGAGCTTCATATAGAATGCTTTTATATCTTTTGGATAGTCAGTAAGAAAAATTGGTTTTTGAAAATATTCCTCTGCTAAA is from Fusobacterium sp. and encodes:
- a CDS encoding alpha/beta hydrolase — its product is MIILGIFYIITYPYKSKLLRKLKRVNSFEEVEFIKNSDTNYSNISQEEINKYITLEEKNIKSSFVNEEMKYTIISPKNKIKNNIPCLFLLHGLRDENNDWLEKGKLLENYISLLKKGEINPMIFILVSSGGDGQSWYSNFAIEKNYQYENYIIGELIPEIKIKFTESPFGIAGFSMGGYAAFKLGLKYIEIFKVIGSFSGAINLIRMSVNRRVIRLFKFIYIPKFLFTDVDKKQFVRVFGSWGYKILKEDPYSMIKYMKEDKLKNKYFYASVGIEDRVNHLMLQQWLDVMGRMKKNKYNFRGYLCDGETHTWDYVARDMANFLKFFNEKINK